A window from Photobacterium atrarenae encodes these proteins:
- the ectA gene encoding diaminobutyrate acetyltransferase, producing MITMAPWVMTSNPSTDSQEDYCFRKPNKEDGLRVHELIDSCPPLDTNSSYCNFLQTTHFRDTCVVVEREGKVVAFTSAYKRPDSDDTLFVWQVAVSASERGQGLGLQMLNELLSRECTRNVRFLETTITDDNKGSWALFDKLNSQSCLRGEVTTFLDKHKHFSNAHDSEYLYRIQLRK from the coding sequence ATGATTACAATGGCACCATGGGTGATGACCTCTAATCCATCAACTGATAGTCAGGAAGACTACTGCTTTCGCAAACCCAACAAGGAGGACGGTTTACGTGTTCATGAACTGATCGATTCATGCCCGCCTCTGGATACCAATTCCTCTTACTGCAATTTTTTGCAAACCACACATTTTCGCGACACCTGTGTGGTCGTTGAGCGCGAAGGCAAAGTCGTAGCATTCACCTCGGCATACAAACGTCCGGACAGTGACGACACTCTGTTTGTCTGGCAAGTCGCGGTCAGCGCGTCTGAGCGCGGTCAAGGCCTGGGCCTGCAAATGCTGAATGAGCTGTTGAGCCGGGAATGCACCCGCAATGTCCGGTTCCTGGAAACCACCATCACAGACGACAACAAAGGTTCCTGGGCACTGTTTGACAAGCTGAACTCGCAGTCCTGCCTGCGTGGCGAAGTGACCACGTTTTTGGATAAGCACAAACACTTTTCCAATGCCCACGACAGTGAATACCTGTACCGCATCCAATTAAGAAAATAG
- a CDS encoding ectoine synthase → MIVRTLEECRQSERRVVAENWESTRMLLKDDNMGFSFHITTIYKNTDTHIHYKNHLESVYCVSGRGEIETLADGKVYPIEPGTLYILDQNDEHQLRACQDEDMVMACVFNPPLTGQEVHDKDGVYPLSE, encoded by the coding sequence ATGATTGTCAGAACATTAGAAGAATGTCGCCAAAGTGAACGTCGCGTAGTTGCGGAAAACTGGGAAAGCACCCGGATGCTGCTCAAGGATGACAACATGGGCTTTTCCTTCCATATCACTACGATTTACAAAAATACCGACACCCACATTCATTACAAGAATCACTTGGAGTCTGTGTACTGTGTGTCGGGCCGTGGGGAAATTGAAACCCTGGCTGATGGCAAAGTCTACCCGATTGAGCCGGGTACCCTGTACATCCTGGATCAGAACGATGAGCACCAGCTGCGTGCCTGTCAAGACGAAGATATGGTGATGGCGTGTGTCTTCAATCCGCCGCTGACCGGCCAGGAAGTGCATGACAAAGACGGCGTTTATCCGCTGAGCGAATAA
- a CDS encoding DUF502 domain-containing protein, with translation MFGFISRNIITGLMTLLPVVLTLYLLYWLAMSAESLLGGLIQTILPQAWYWPGMGLLTGLLVIFLTGLMMNAYLVQRLFAKGEQVLYHMPIVRSVYPAIRDFFDYFSPTTRKEFKQVVAVTLGDTGMQVIGFVTQPVPERIPASFRDEKSVLVYLPLSYMIGGYAVLIPRHAIRPLDMTVEEAMRFTLTAGMTGASTDHPPHHNH, from the coding sequence ATGTTTGGATTTATCAGCAGAAATATCATCACCGGACTCATGACCCTGCTTCCTGTGGTTTTAACCCTGTACCTGTTGTACTGGTTGGCGATGTCCGCCGAATCCCTGTTGGGCGGCCTGATCCAAACTATCCTGCCGCAAGCATGGTACTGGCCGGGTATGGGACTGCTCACCGGACTGCTCGTCATTTTCCTTACCGGCCTGATGATGAACGCTTACCTGGTTCAACGCCTGTTTGCCAAAGGAGAGCAGGTGCTGTATCACATGCCAATTGTCCGCTCGGTGTATCCGGCAATCCGGGATTTCTTCGATTATTTCTCCCCCACCACCCGCAAAGAATTCAAACAAGTTGTTGCCGTCACCCTGGGCGACACCGGCATGCAGGTGATCGGCTTTGTCACCCAGCCGGTACCGGAACGGATACCCGCTTCCTTCCGGGATGAAAAAAGCGTCCTGGTCTATCTGCCACTCAGCTATATGATTGGCGGCTACGCCGTGCTCATTCCCCGCCATGCCATTCGCCCCCTCGACATGACCGTCGAAGAAGCGATGCGGTTCACGCTGACCGCCGGAATGACCGGCGCCAGCACAGATCATCCACCGCACCATAATCATTAG
- a CDS encoding alanine/glycine:cation symporter family protein, with protein MDALTNLITAINSQVWGVPMLVLILGVGIFLTVGLKLMTILKIGTGFKLLWAGRIPEKDEDQQGEISPFNALMTSLSATVGTGNIAGVATAIFLGGPGALFWMWCTALVGMATKYSEAVCAVKYRETDENGNHVGGPMYYIKNGLSHKWAWLGTAFAIFGAIAGFGIGNTVQSNSVAAALDNSFGIPAMFSGFVMMILVALVLVGGIRRIADVAGKLVPLMAAFYVGSGLLILGIHFTDIPAAVSLIVTSAFTPVAAQGGFAGAAVWAAIRFGVARGIFSNEAGLGSAPIAHAAAQTKNPVTQGLVAMLGTFIDTLVICTITGLAIVVTGAWQSGETGAALTSNAFASTLPGVGDYLVAIALSVFAFTTILGWSFYSEKCVQFLFGTKAVIPFRVLWIIAVPIGANSSLSFIWLLADTLNAMMAIPNLIALLLLSPVVFKLTREYFAAQAERAKIK; from the coding sequence ATGGACGCATTAACAAATTTGATTACCGCCATCAACAGCCAGGTCTGGGGCGTCCCGATGCTGGTGCTGATCCTCGGCGTAGGGATATTCCTGACGGTTGGCTTAAAACTGATGACCATTCTGAAGATTGGTACCGGGTTCAAATTATTATGGGCCGGACGGATTCCAGAAAAAGATGAAGACCAACAAGGGGAAATCAGCCCGTTTAATGCCCTGATGACCTCCCTGTCCGCGACCGTCGGGACAGGGAATATCGCCGGGGTGGCAACCGCCATCTTTCTCGGTGGCCCCGGCGCCTTATTCTGGATGTGGTGTACGGCTCTGGTCGGCATGGCAACCAAGTACTCAGAAGCGGTTTGCGCTGTCAAATACCGCGAAACCGATGAAAACGGCAACCACGTCGGCGGGCCGATGTACTACATCAAAAACGGCCTGAGCCACAAGTGGGCCTGGCTCGGCACCGCCTTTGCAATTTTCGGTGCCATCGCCGGATTCGGGATCGGCAACACAGTGCAATCGAACTCGGTTGCTGCCGCGCTGGATAACAGCTTCGGTATTCCGGCGATGTTTTCCGGCTTTGTGATGATGATTCTGGTCGCCCTGGTACTGGTTGGCGGGATCCGGCGGATTGCCGATGTCGCCGGGAAGCTGGTCCCGTTGATGGCCGCGTTTTACGTCGGCTCCGGGCTGTTGATCCTTGGTATCCATTTCACCGATATCCCGGCAGCTGTCAGCCTAATCGTCACCAGCGCCTTTACTCCGGTGGCGGCACAGGGTGGTTTTGCCGGTGCGGCAGTCTGGGCCGCCATTCGCTTCGGGGTGGCGCGCGGGATTTTCTCCAACGAAGCCGGCTTGGGCAGTGCGCCAATCGCCCACGCCGCAGCCCAAACAAAAAACCCGGTCACCCAGGGCCTGGTGGCGATGCTGGGCACATTTATCGATACCCTGGTGATTTGCACCATCACCGGACTGGCGATTGTTGTGACCGGCGCCTGGCAGAGCGGTGAAACCGGGGCAGCGCTGACTTCCAATGCGTTCGCATCGACCCTACCCGGCGTCGGCGATTATCTGGTCGCCATTGCCCTGTCGGTCTTTGCCTTCACCACGATTCTTGGCTGGAGCTTTTACAGTGAAAAATGCGTCCAGTTCCTGTTCGGCACCAAAGCCGTTATCCCCTTCCGGGTGCTGTGGATCATCGCGGTCCCGATTGGTGCCAACAGCTCGCTGTCATTTATCTGGCTGCTGGCAGACACCCTCAACGCCATGATGGCAATCCCGAACCTGATCGCCCTGCTGCTGCTCAGCCCGGTGGTGTTCAAGCTCACCCGGGAATATTTCGCCGCCCAGGCGGAGAGAGCCAAAATTAAGTAG
- a CDS encoding ATP-binding response regulator → MNLKRRLKDNYRYVEPNLVIVGTFGMIGFPTYYFIWHHLYPQGYENLILRLICSVLFIPFVIKNHLPAFFSRLKYLHFAFSVGFGLPFFFCFMMIKNDWSVIWMMSFLASIFLSILLIYDWLLILIISSIGLLASFGAVYLLDGTIELTHFQWSYVVVFSFAYLAGVVFNYRNQAENNNRMRFARAFSAGIAHEMRNPLSALYSSLEVLQELVPQPNQQPRRELSQAQLEQIHAILNNDLAIIDGGNETINLMLSSIHEQKIATDSFQNYSLVEVIEHAIQTYGYKKSSDQQLITFNYDQDATFFGSEHLLRYVIFNLIKNAMHYRDKKNFAITLTLSTRGVQNVLTIRDNGIGIDKEHLPFIFDEFFTYGKKSNTGLGLPFCQKVITAFKGRISCQSSVGHWTEFTITLPKAHSSTVSSFKRKLLANKSLLYIGQNNEAYLSLQRLAFYNGFKVSLVFPSGLRALTAHTLDQDLVIVDLDAVHQQPGRLAPLAGLLTDAGKPALYLHQQALPHYGALDTPARCRFIQNEQNVDFLVQEIANSFFEPETSHIPAKPEKTTSNTVMIVDDNASLRTYSGILLENSGYQIIYAENGQVALNYLESNPIDVILMDLDMPLMDGIETARHIRCDERFKHNHDVPIICYSGGLNSEEQLELKQQGINDFLNKPSPKEQLLSKVADWV, encoded by the coding sequence ATGAATTTAAAACGTCGATTAAAAGATAACTATCGGTATGTTGAACCCAATTTAGTTATCGTTGGCACTTTCGGGATGATCGGGTTCCCGACCTATTACTTCATCTGGCATCACCTGTACCCACAAGGCTATGAGAATTTGATACTCCGCTTAATCTGCTCGGTTTTATTTATTCCTTTTGTGATTAAGAATCATTTACCGGCATTTTTCTCCCGACTTAAATATCTTCATTTTGCTTTTTCCGTCGGATTCGGCCTGCCTTTTTTCTTCTGTTTCATGATGATCAAAAATGACTGGTCGGTTATCTGGATGATGTCTTTCCTCGCCAGCATCTTCCTGTCCATTCTCCTGATCTATGACTGGTTGCTGATCCTGATTATTTCCTCCATTGGCCTGCTTGCTTCATTCGGGGCTGTCTATTTGTTAGATGGCACCATCGAGCTGACTCATTTTCAATGGTCGTATGTGGTCGTGTTCAGTTTTGCCTATTTGGCCGGAGTTGTTTTTAACTACCGTAACCAAGCCGAAAATAACAACAGGATGCGTTTTGCCCGTGCCTTCAGTGCTGGTATTGCTCACGAGATGCGCAATCCGCTCAGCGCGTTGTATAGCTCACTGGAAGTCCTGCAAGAGCTGGTGCCCCAACCGAACCAACAACCACGCAGAGAGCTCAGTCAGGCGCAACTGGAACAGATCCACGCCATCCTCAACAACGATCTGGCCATCATTGACGGCGGCAATGAAACAATCAACCTGATGCTCAGCTCAATTCATGAGCAAAAAATCGCGACCGACTCTTTCCAGAATTACTCACTGGTCGAGGTGATTGAGCACGCTATTCAAACCTATGGCTATAAAAAGTCTTCTGACCAACAACTGATCACCTTCAACTACGATCAAGACGCAACTTTTTTTGGCAGCGAGCACTTACTTCGTTATGTCATCTTTAATCTGATCAAAAACGCGATGCACTACCGGGATAAAAAGAATTTTGCTATTACCCTCACCCTGAGCACCCGCGGCGTACAAAATGTTCTGACCATCCGAGATAACGGTATTGGTATTGATAAAGAACACCTCCCTTTTATTTTTGATGAATTTTTCACCTACGGAAAAAAAAGCAATACCGGTTTGGGCCTGCCATTTTGTCAAAAAGTCATTACTGCCTTTAAAGGGCGGATCAGTTGCCAGTCCAGCGTCGGACACTGGACTGAATTTACAATCACCCTGCCCAAGGCTCACTCCAGTACCGTGTCCAGTTTTAAGCGAAAGTTACTGGCCAATAAATCGCTGCTGTATATTGGCCAGAATAATGAAGCCTACCTGTCGTTGCAGCGCCTGGCATTTTATAACGGGTTTAAGGTCAGCCTGGTTTTTCCGTCGGGCCTTCGCGCTCTGACAGCGCACACCTTAGATCAGGATCTGGTGATTGTCGATTTGGACGCGGTTCATCAGCAGCCAGGAAGACTGGCCCCCCTGGCAGGCCTCCTGACCGATGCAGGCAAACCGGCACTCTACCTGCACCAACAAGCGCTCCCCCATTATGGGGCACTGGATACACCTGCTCGTTGCCGCTTCATTCAAAATGAGCAAAATGTTGACTTTCTGGTGCAGGAGATTGCGAACAGCTTTTTTGAGCCGGAAACCTCTCACATCCCCGCGAAACCGGAAAAGACGACCAGCAACACCGTGATGATTGTCGACGACAATGCATCGCTACGGACCTACTCGGGGATCTTGCTCGAAAACAGTGGTTATCAGATTATCTATGCTGAAAATGGCCAAGTGGCACTAAACTATCTGGAGAGCAACCCGATTGATGTCATTTTGATGGATCTGGATATGCCGCTGATGGACGGCATCGAAACGGCCCGACATATCCGTTGCGACGAGCGGTTCAAACACAACCATGATGTCCCTATTATTTGCTATTCCGGCGGACTCAACAGCGAAGAACAACTTGAATTAAAGCAACAAGGTATTAATGACTTTTTAAACAAACCTTCGCCCAAAGAACAGCTGCTGTCCAAGGTCGCCGACTGGGTCTGA
- a CDS encoding aspartate kinase — translation MMHTVEKIGGTSMSAFDAVLDNIMFYPESPYQRIFVVSAYGGITDALLECKRSGEPGIYQHIADRNNIWKEKLDELKQRMLLINDNIFADPLCRKRADKFVTDRLSQARDCIDNILETCQFKQFSLSAYMPQIREFLSSIGEAHSAFNTVLKLKKHGINARFVDLSGWDDKPSGSLDEVITQAMSNIDLSKELPIVTGYVYCDEGLMKTYDRGYSEMTFSRLAVLTQAKQAVIHKEYHLSTADPRIVGPDVVMPMGISNYDVADQLANLGMEAIHPNAASGLRRAEIQLVVKNTFEPEHKGTWITPDFQPDTHKVEIIAGRDKVFALNIFDQSMVGKADKISYDLMQIIRHERVQLIGKEMNANSITYYLAGSSTSQNRVLTQAEKMLPDAQITGNMVALISAIGANIDTNEVLRNGMSGLMEQNITPKAAHSSLRNVDVQFVVADEDYAVTIRTLHETLIANQSGTKPKKRLAA, via the coding sequence ATAATGCATACCGTCGAAAAAATCGGTGGTACATCCATGTCTGCGTTCGACGCAGTGCTTGATAATATTATGTTTTACCCGGAATCCCCCTACCAGCGCATCTTTGTGGTGTCCGCTTACGGCGGGATCACCGATGCCCTGTTGGAGTGTAAGCGCTCCGGTGAGCCGGGCATTTACCAGCACATTGCCGATCGCAATAACATCTGGAAAGAAAAACTTGATGAGCTGAAGCAGCGGATGCTGCTGATTAATGACAATATTTTTGCCGATCCGCTATGCCGTAAGCGCGCCGATAAATTCGTCACCGACCGGCTGAGCCAGGCCCGGGACTGTATCGATAATATCCTGGAAACCTGCCAGTTCAAGCAATTCTCCCTGTCGGCCTATATGCCGCAAATTCGGGAATTCCTATCTTCGATCGGAGAAGCACACAGTGCGTTTAATACCGTCCTGAAGCTGAAAAAACACGGCATCAACGCGCGCTTTGTTGACCTGTCGGGTTGGGATGACAAGCCGTCCGGTTCACTGGATGAAGTGATCACCCAGGCGATGAGCAATATTGACCTGTCCAAAGAGCTGCCGATTGTCACCGGTTATGTTTACTGTGATGAAGGGTTGATGAAGACCTATGATCGCGGCTACAGCGAAATGACATTCAGCCGCCTGGCGGTGCTGACCCAGGCCAAACAAGCTGTGATTCATAAAGAGTATCACCTGAGTACAGCCGACCCGAGGATTGTCGGCCCGGATGTGGTAATGCCTATGGGGATCTCCAACTACGATGTCGCTGATCAACTCGCCAACCTGGGGATGGAAGCGATTCACCCGAATGCTGCCTCCGGCCTGCGTCGTGCCGAAATCCAACTGGTGGTGAAAAACACCTTTGAACCGGAGCACAAAGGCACTTGGATCACCCCGGATTTCCAGCCGGACACCCATAAGGTCGAGATCATCGCCGGTCGGGACAAAGTGTTTGCGCTGAATATCTTCGATCAGTCCATGGTCGGGAAAGCAGACAAGATCAGTTATGACCTGATGCAAATTATCCGTCATGAGCGCGTTCAGCTTATTGGTAAAGAGATGAACGCCAACTCGATCACCTATTACCTGGCAGGCTCTTCGACGTCGCAAAACCGAGTCCTGACCCAGGCTGAGAAAATGCTGCCGGATGCGCAAATCACCGGCAATATGGTCGCTTTGATTTCCGCGATTGGCGCCAATATCGACACCAACGAAGTGCTGCGAAACGGCATGAGCGGGCTGATGGAGCAAAATATTACGCCAAAAGCCGCCCACTCTTCGCTGCGAAATGTCGATGTCCAGTTTGTGGTCGCGGATGAAGATTATGCCGTGACGATCCGGACGCTGCATGAAACTCTGATTGCCAACCAGTCCGGCACGAAACCGAAGAAGCGATTGGCCGCATAG
- a CDS encoding MFS transporter, which translates to MIHKTIPYLGGRFFDGISSGMFMMALPWILITESGSGSFVAIVTLICTLSSFLLTPVLSTLIDRHSRKAILVWVQVIQTTTALLVMVAALNQLASPWLLAAAQWIFWNSNDVAWSANNAFTQENYTREEYARITGQQEVVMQLTLLGAGGAGIVLLELWSMSEFALFAVLASGLSALCYALTPYHRKLSQASANVPFNQQLKETGHLFKLQPRFYLFLALSCLSYPMLTYLTKLVPIYFAEQGISGMWFAGWKVSYGIGALICGLIVAQLLRTVVFERAMLVSMMAMSLLLIVMSLYLSPLVMVVLVVIIGFFNSFNRIARITKMNHEVAIAQRGRIDGGLKLFSTLSQSASYVLIALLSHYNLTVYGFLSIALVMLLSTLMMLQLYRRGAHQANFSAANPQAA; encoded by the coding sequence ATGATTCATAAAACCATCCCGTACCTCGGCGGGCGATTCTTCGACGGCATCTCATCCGGGATGTTCATGATGGCACTGCCCTGGATCCTGATCACCGAATCCGGCTCCGGCAGCTTTGTTGCCATCGTCACGCTGATCTGTACCCTGTCTTCCTTCCTGCTGACTCCGGTCCTTTCCACTCTCATTGATCGCCACTCGCGCAAAGCCATTCTGGTCTGGGTACAGGTGATCCAAACCACCACCGCACTGTTGGTGATGGTTGCCGCGCTCAACCAACTCGCCTCCCCCTGGTTGTTGGCCGCTGCGCAGTGGATATTCTGGAACAGCAATGACGTTGCCTGGTCAGCCAATAATGCCTTTACCCAGGAAAACTACACCCGGGAAGAGTACGCCCGGATCACCGGGCAACAGGAAGTGGTGATGCAGCTGACCCTGCTGGGTGCCGGCGGGGCCGGGATCGTCCTGCTCGAGCTGTGGTCAATGAGCGAATTTGCCCTGTTTGCCGTACTTGCTTCAGGGTTATCCGCGCTGTGCTACGCGCTTACGCCTTATCATCGCAAGCTCTCCCAAGCTTCAGCAAACGTGCCCTTCAACCAGCAGCTCAAGGAGACCGGCCACCTGTTCAAGCTGCAACCTCGCTTTTACCTGTTCCTGGCCCTGTCCTGCCTCTCCTATCCGATGCTGACCTATCTGACCAAGCTGGTGCCGATTTACTTTGCCGAGCAAGGGATCAGCGGGATGTGGTTTGCTGGTTGGAAAGTCAGTTACGGCATCGGGGCACTGATCTGCGGTCTGATCGTCGCGCAACTGCTCCGAACCGTGGTGTTCGAGCGGGCAATGCTGGTTTCCATGATGGCGATGAGCCTGCTGTTGATCGTCATGTCGCTCTATCTGTCGCCGCTGGTCATGGTGGTGCTGGTGGTGATCATCGGGTTCTTCAATTCATTCAACCGGATTGCCCGAATCACTAAAATGAACCATGAAGTGGCCATTGCCCAGCGCGGCAGAATCGACGGCGGACTGAAACTGTTTTCGACGTTGAGTCAAAGCGCCAGCTACGTCCTGATTGCCCTGCTTTCACACTACAACCTGACGGTCTACGGCTTTCTCAGCATTGCTCTGGTCATGCTGCTGAGCACCCTGATGATGCTCCAGCTCTATCGGCGCGGTGCCCATCAGGCCAATTTCAGTGCGGCCAACCCACAAGCGGCCTGA
- the soxR gene encoding redox-sensitive transcriptional activator SoxR, with product MELSVGQVAKRGEVSVSALHFYEQKGLILSRRNAGNQRRYDRSVLRRIAVIKTAQQLGMSLEEIKQALAALPLDHAPTQEEWEHLARQWQQRLDDKIRQLQRLRDELGECIGCGCLSMKKCYLRNPEDTLSEQGNGAVLWQTSENELKNS from the coding sequence ATGGAGTTGTCAGTCGGGCAGGTTGCCAAACGCGGCGAGGTCAGCGTCTCGGCGCTGCATTTTTACGAGCAGAAGGGCTTGATCCTCAGCCGCCGCAATGCCGGTAACCAACGCCGCTATGATCGAAGTGTGCTGAGGCGGATCGCGGTGATCAAAACCGCACAGCAACTGGGAATGTCCCTGGAAGAGATCAAGCAGGCGCTGGCGGCACTGCCGCTCGATCACGCCCCGACCCAGGAGGAGTGGGAGCATCTGGCACGGCAATGGCAGCAACGGCTGGATGACAAAATCCGCCAACTCCAGCGCTTGCGTGACGAGCTGGGCGAATGTATCGGTTGCGGGTGCCTGTCGATGAAAAAATGCTATCTGAGAAACCCGGAAGATACGCTGTCTGAGCAGGGCAATGGCGCCGTCTTGTGGCAAACATCAGAAAATGAGCTCAAAAACAGTTAA
- a CDS encoding nucleoside hydrolase — protein sequence MRQKIILDTDPGIDDAMAILFAEAHPNIDLVGITTVYGNTTIDNGTRNALYLKEKFQLNADVAKGTDKPLVRPPVGATVVVHGETGFGDCHASEPQQATADPRPAYQYIIDMLKANPGEITLVAVGPLTNLALALEAAPEITSLVKEVVIMGGAFGENGHRGNVTPYAEANIHDDPHAADKVLTADWPAVVIGLDVTEESMFSSAYLDALKADAGHVGEFIWDVSRYYLRFYAQKLGMDGCHVHDPSAIAYVIDPTLFTLRKGPVRVISDGPAEGMTLQKYDGRRYMTDDWQDNRSQHVGVQVNSDALLALYREAIINYSQGTSGK from the coding sequence ATGCGACAAAAAATAATTCTGGATACCGATCCGGGCATTGATGATGCCATGGCGATTCTGTTTGCCGAAGCACATCCGAACATCGACCTGGTTGGCATCACCACCGTCTACGGCAATACAACCATCGACAACGGCACGCGCAATGCGCTGTATCTGAAAGAGAAATTTCAGCTCAATGCCGACGTTGCCAAGGGCACTGACAAACCGCTGGTCCGTCCGCCAGTCGGCGCAACCGTCGTGGTCCACGGCGAAACCGGATTCGGTGATTGTCATGCCAGCGAGCCACAGCAGGCCACGGCCGATCCCCGCCCGGCGTATCAGTACATCATTGATATGCTCAAAGCCAACCCGGGAGAAATCACCCTGGTCGCCGTCGGTCCGCTCACCAATCTGGCGCTGGCACTGGAAGCCGCCCCGGAAATTACCTCGCTGGTGAAAGAAGTGGTGATTATGGGCGGTGCCTTTGGCGAAAACGGCCATCGCGGCAATGTCACCCCGTATGCTGAAGCCAATATCCATGACGATCCGCATGCAGCGGACAAAGTGCTGACCGCCGACTGGCCGGCGGTGGTGATTGGTCTGGATGTCACCGAAGAAAGCATGTTCTCCTCAGCGTACTTAGATGCGCTGAAAGCAGACGCAGGTCACGTCGGTGAATTCATCTGGGATGTCAGCCGCTACTACCTGCGTTTTTATGCCCAGAAACTGGGAATGGACGGCTGCCATGTTCACGATCCATCCGCCATTGCCTATGTCATCGACCCGACACTGTTTACCCTGCGCAAAGGGCCGGTTCGGGTTATCAGCGACGGCCCGGCCGAGGGCATGACGCTACAAAAATATGATGGCCGCCGCTACATGACAGACGACTGGCAGGACAATCGCAGCCAGCATGTCGGCGTTCAAGTCAACAGCGACGCGCTGCTGGCGCTGTATCGTGAGGCTATCATCAATTATAGCCAGGGGACGTCCGGCAAGTAA
- the ectB gene encoding diaminobutyrate--2-oxoglutarate transaminase, which translates to MNIFKDQESNVQCYARNFPVVFNKAKGSWLYTADGEEYLDFLAGAGALNYGHNNSVLKKALMDYIDADGLTHGLDMYSEAKGEFLTQLNQTILKPRGLDYKVQFTGPTGTNAVEAALKLARKVTGRHSIVAFTNGFHGVSYGALAATGNQHHRGGAGMPLQGVTRLPYDGYADIDGLALFETMLNDNSSGMDKPAAVILEVVQGEGGLNVASTPWLQKLDKICKQHDILLIVDDIQAGCGRTGHFFSFEPAGIKPDMVTLSKSIGGYGLPMAIVLFRPELDQWLPGEHNGTFRGNNHAFVTAAKAIETYWRDAQFQLHIQARAEQLTAALEPLLARYPGHFDQIKGRGLMQGIACHDGKFAHQVARACFESGIVIETAGPDDEVLKFFCPLTITEEEMDQGIQIFTDAVERTIASLLKKAS; encoded by the coding sequence ATGAATATCTTCAAAGACCAAGAGTCAAACGTACAATGTTACGCCCGAAACTTCCCGGTTGTATTCAACAAGGCAAAAGGAAGCTGGCTGTATACCGCGGACGGTGAAGAATATCTCGACTTTCTCGCCGGAGCGGGGGCACTCAACTACGGCCACAACAACTCAGTACTGAAAAAAGCCCTGATGGATTACATCGATGCCGACGGCCTGACCCACGGCCTCGACATGTACTCCGAAGCCAAGGGCGAATTTTTAACCCAGTTGAATCAGACAATCCTCAAGCCGCGCGGCCTGGACTACAAAGTACAGTTCACCGGTCCAACCGGTACCAATGCCGTCGAAGCGGCACTGAAGCTGGCCCGTAAGGTCACCGGCCGTCACTCAATTGTTGCCTTTACCAACGGCTTCCACGGTGTTTCGTATGGCGCACTGGCTGCCACCGGTAACCAGCACCACCGTGGCGGTGCCGGCATGCCGCTACAAGGCGTGACGCGCCTGCCGTATGACGGCTATGCCGATATCGACGGCCTGGCACTGTTCGAAACCATGCTCAATGACAACTCCAGCGGGATGGATAAACCCGCTGCGGTGATCCTGGAAGTGGTTCAGGGGGAAGGGGGTCTGAACGTTGCCTCAACGCCTTGGCTGCAAAAGCTGGACAAGATTTGTAAGCAGCACGACATTCTGCTGATTGTCGATGATATCCAGGCCGGTTGCGGCCGGACCGGTCACTTCTTCAGCTTCGAGCCAGCCGGCATCAAGCCAGATATGGTGACCCTGTCGAAATCAATTGGCGGTTACGGCCTACCGATGGCTATCGTGCTGTTCAGGCCGGAGCTGGACCAGTGGCTGCCGGGCGAACACAACGGGACATTCCGTGGCAATAACCACGCCTTTGTCACCGCCGCCAAAGCGATTGAAACCTACTGGCGCGATGCGCAGTTCCAGCTTCATATTCAGGCCCGTGCCGAACAGCTGACTGCCGCACTTGAACCACTGCTGGCGCGCTATCCGGGTCACTTCGACCAGATTAAAGGTCGCGGCCTGATGCAAGGCATTGCCTGCCACGACGGTAAGTTTGCCCATCAAGTTGCCCGCGCCTGTTTCGAGAGCGGCATAGTCATCGAAACCGCCGGTCCGGATGACGAAGTCCTCAAGTTCTTCTGTCCGCTGACCATCACGGAAGAAGAGATGGACCAGGGGATCCAGATTTTCACTGACGCCGTTGAGAGAACCATTGCATCACTACTGAAAAAAGCATCGTAA